Within Gemmatimonadota bacterium, the genomic segment TGGTACGACGTCTCGGTGGGACCGAACCTCGAGATGTTCAACATCGTGCGCCGCACGGCGCGCGGCGCGGCGGCGAACCAGCAGTGGGCGATCATCGCGCCGGTGGCGCACTGCTCGTACACGCGCGCCACGGAGCACACGGTGGTGGGCGAGCGCGACATGGGCGACGCGCGCCTGGGCTACCAGGAGATCATGTACGCCTTCTTCGACAAGTTCCTGAAGGGGACGCCGACGACGGCGATCGACACGATGGCGCGGGTCCGCTACTACGTGATGGGCGAGAACAAGTGGCACACGTCGGACGTCTGGCCCCCGCGCGGTGCGGCACCGATGACCTTCTACCTCGGGAGCGGCGGCAACGCGAACACGCTCAACGGCGACGGGGTGCTCAGCACCTCCCCGCCGCGCCGCGACACGCCCGACCACTTCACGTATGACCCAGCCAACCCGGTGATGTCGCGCGGCGGGAACGTCTGCTGCCAGGGGAACGCGGTCGGTGCCGGCGCGATGGACCAGCGCATCACCGAGGCGCGTCCGGACGTCCTCGTCTACACGAGCGAACCGTTCAAGGAGGGGATGGAGTTCTCGGGTCCGATCATCCCGACGCTCTTCGTGTCCAGCGATGCGCGCGACACCGACTTCACGGTGAAGGTGCTCGACGTCGCCCCCGATGGCACGGCCTACAACCTCGACGAGTCCATCCAGCGCATGCGGTACCGCGACGGCTACGACAAGCCGGTGGTCTGGATGCAGAAGGATTCCGTCTACAAGGTCACGCTCCAGCCGCTCAACACGAGCAACTGGTTCGCTCCGGGGCATCGGCTGCGCATCGAGGTCTCGAGCTCCAACTTCCCGCGCTTCGACCGCAACCTGAACACCGGCGGGAACAACTACGACGAATCGAAGGGCGTGGTGGCGCACAGCACCGTGCACCATTCGCGGCTCTACCCGTCGTCGCTCACGGTCACGGTGGTGAACCGCACGCAGCCCTGACCGGCGATCGGTGCCCGGCGGGGAGGGACGGTATATTTGAACGACCGTCCCTCCTCACCGAGTGCCGCATGACCGCCCGCCTCGTCCGTCCACGCCGCCGTCCGCTCCTCGCGCTCGCCGCGGCGACGGCGGCGTTGCTCTTCTCGCTCGCGCCTGCGGCGCATGCGCAGTCCGCGCTCGCCCCCGAGCCGACGATCACCGTCCGTGGTGACGTCCCGACCCCGCTCGTCCTCACCGCGGCCGATCTCGCGGCGATGCCGCGCGCGACGGTGACGACGACGAACAACGGGATGACCACGACCTACCGCGGCGTGTGGGTGGCCGACGTCCTCGCGAAGGCGGGATTCGCCCTCGGTCCCGCCGCACGGCGCAACTCGCTCTCGGGCTACGTGCTCGCCCGCGCGACCGACGGGTACCAGGTGCTCTTCTCGATCGGCGAGCTCGACCCGGCGATCACCGACGGCCAGGCACTCCTCGCCGACACGGCGAACGACCAGCCGCTCTTCGCCGAGAACGGACGCTTCCGCCTCGTGCTGCCGAAGGACAAGCGCGGCGCGCGATCGATGCGGATGCTCGCATCGCTCGACGTGGTGCTGCTCATCAAGTAGCGCGCCCTGTCGATGCGGATCCGCCCCCGGCTGCTCATACCGGTCGCCCTGCTCGTCGCGGCGGCGACACTGGGGACGGCGCTGCGGGCGCCGGAGCCCGACTTCGCATGGCGGATCCCGGCGCCCTTCCCGCGACCGCCGGTCCCCGCCGACAACCCGATGAGCGTCGCGAAGGTCGAA encodes:
- a CDS encoding CocE/NonD family hydrolase; translated protein: MQRRAISLAALALCLAGALPAQAPSAVNQDSLRAVRWRIENELQSLAVVERKVMIPMRDGIRIQADIYYPKDGGQKYPAIWVRTPYNFNWWDINLGAPRDMTAALTAIKRGYAWVDMQERGHFWSEGNYDILGAPVSDGVDELDYLRARPWSNGRIGTTGCSSTAEWQGAVAAQGNPGYAAFNVQGFGAGVGRVGPYYEQGNWYRGGAVQMLFIDWLYGEQNQVRPMFPANATQEQLIRASKSFDLAQRLPPVDWAKAFWTLPVQNLLSALDGPRGIFADSMPVATGGAMIKRTPNDPAWYRGGLYHDDMRIDIPGLWFMSWYDVSVGPNLEMFNIVRRTARGAAANQQWAIIAPVAHCSYTRATEHTVVGERDMGDARLGYQEIMYAFFDKFLKGTPTTAIDTMARVRYYVMGENKWHTSDVWPPRGAAPMTFYLGSGGNANTLNGDGVLSTSPPRRDTPDHFTYDPANPVMSRGGNVCCQGNAVGAGAMDQRITEARPDVLVYTSEPFKEGMEFSGPIIPTLFVSSDARDTDFTVKVLDVAPDGTAYNLDESIQRMRYRDGYDKPVVWMQKDSVYKVTLQPLNTSNWFAPGHRLRIEVSSSNFPRFDRNLNTGGNNYDESKGVVAHSTVHHSRLYPSSLTVTVVNRTQP
- a CDS encoding molybdopterin-dependent oxidoreductase, which gives rise to MTARLVRPRRRPLLALAAATAALLFSLAPAAHAQSALAPEPTITVRGDVPTPLVLTAADLAAMPRATVTTTNNGMTTTYRGVWVADVLAKAGFALGPAARRNSLSGYVLARATDGYQVLFSIGELDPAITDGQALLADTANDQPLFAENGRFRLVLPKDKRGARSMRMLASLDVVLLIK